A window from Nitrospirota bacterium encodes these proteins:
- the rpoC gene encoding DNA-directed RNA polymerase subunit beta', whose translation MTEDIYSIFQKPKNPTDFEAMRIKLASPEKIREWSFGEVKKPETINYRTFKPERDGLFCAKIFGPIKDWECICGKYKRMKHRGIVCDKCGVEVIQSKVRRERLGHIELASPVAHIWFLKGVPSRIGILLDMTMRNLEKVLYFESYIVIDPGDTPLKARELLTDDEHKKKFSEYGTRFKVGMGAEAIRELLRAIDLEPLSIELKTKIKEAASIGVKKKLTKRLKVVEAFRKSENKPDWMIMDVIPVLPPDLRPLVPLEGGRFATSDLNDLYRRVINRNNRLKRLVELKAPSVIIKNEKRMLQEAVDALFDNGRRSKVLKTATKRPLKSLSDMIKGKQGRFRQNLLGKRVDYSGRSVIVVGPDLKLHQCGLPKRMALELFKPFIFNKLEEKGYATTIKAAKKLVEKESPEVWDALEEVIRETPVLLNRAPTLHRLGIQAFDPILVEGKAIKLHPLVCTAFNADFDGDQMAVHVPLSIEAQVEARVLMMSVNNVLSPANGKPILLPTQDMVLGIYYLMKERKGAKGEGMVFSDPQDVRVAYDAGRLSEHAKIKVRIDGVMTDTTTGRVLFYEIVPKMTKEAQGIAFEDINKDMTKKALSKIIEDSYKRVGRRETVVFLDNLEELGFHHATNSGISICMADMHIPVKKKEMIDQAEKDVMEVQSQYADGLITQGERYNKVIDIWANVTERIADEMMKELGAEDEKVASEEELQEKRSFNSIFMMADSGARGSTAQIRQLAGMRGLMAKPSGEIIETPITANFREGLTPLQYFISTHGARKGLADTALKTANSGYLTRRLVDVAQDVLITEDDCGTTDGIEVTNLIEGGEIIQQLEERLVGRYSVEDIKDQDKVMIVKRNHEITEEIAKAIIEAPKDRVKIRSVLTCISKFGVCAKCYGRDLGRGGYVETGESVGIIAAQSIGEPGTQLTMRTFHIGGTASKVVAQTVLEAKHSGTVKFININTVKNREGFYVVMNRNGNIAITDSKGREREKYSVVYGAKLHVEEGKRVEIGQKLVEWDPYSVPILTEVGGRIALGDIIEGVTVKEEVDETTGLSHKVIIEYPVNMRPRISIKDEHGKSTLKIPSTGNLARYQLPSGAHIIVDKHSIVYPGDILAKMPRETTKTKDITGGLPRVAELFEARKPKEQAVVSEIDGIVEFRSALKGKRVVVVKGGEFTKEYDIPKGKHVSVHEGDWVKAGEALMDGAVNPHSILDILGPRELQSYLVDEVQKVYRLQGVSINDKHIETIVRQMMKKVRIEDAGDTTFLIGEQVDRIAFQDENTRVKAESGKPAQGKPLLLGITKASLTTDSFISAASFQETTRVLTEAAINGSIDELRGLKENVIMGRIIPAGTGMKYYRNTFVQREQSPVVPEETPATAE comes from the coding sequence ATGACAGAAGACATTTATTCCATATTCCAAAAGCCAAAAAATCCGACCGATTTCGAAGCAATGAGAATAAAGCTTGCATCACCGGAAAAGATCAGAGAGTGGTCGTTCGGCGAGGTAAAGAAACCCGAAACGATCAATTACCGCACATTCAAGCCTGAGCGCGATGGTCTCTTTTGCGCAAAAATATTTGGTCCCATAAAAGACTGGGAATGTATCTGCGGAAAATACAAGAGAATGAAACACCGCGGCATTGTCTGCGATAAGTGCGGTGTAGAGGTTATCCAGTCAAAGGTGAGGCGCGAGAGGCTCGGTCATATTGAGCTGGCGAGTCCGGTTGCTCATATCTGGTTTCTTAAGGGCGTTCCAAGCCGTATCGGCATTCTTCTCGATATGACCATGAGGAATCTTGAAAAGGTCCTCTACTTCGAGAGCTATATTGTTATTGACCCGGGAGATACACCTCTTAAGGCGAGGGAACTCCTTACGGACGATGAGCATAAAAAGAAGTTTTCGGAATACGGGACCAGGTTCAAGGTCGGCATGGGAGCTGAGGCTATCAGGGAACTGCTCAGAGCAATAGATCTTGAGCCGCTCAGCATTGAGCTGAAGACCAAGATCAAGGAAGCTGCCTCCATCGGCGTCAAGAAGAAGCTTACGAAAAGACTGAAGGTCGTGGAGGCTTTCAGAAAGTCAGAGAACAAACCTGATTGGATGATCATGGATGTTATCCCGGTTCTTCCTCCTGACCTGAGGCCGCTCGTTCCTCTCGAGGGTGGACGGTTTGCAACTTCAGACCTGAACGACCTTTACCGGAGAGTTATCAACAGGAATAATAGGCTTAAGAGGCTTGTGGAACTTAAAGCGCCGAGTGTCATCATTAAGAATGAAAAGAGAATGCTCCAGGAGGCGGTCGATGCTCTTTTCGATAATGGCCGCAGGTCCAAAGTTCTGAAGACAGCCACGAAAAGACCGCTCAAATCCCTGAGCGACATGATAAAGGGCAAGCAGGGACGGTTCAGGCAGAATCTTCTGGGGAAAAGAGTAGACTATTCAGGCAGATCCGTTATCGTTGTCGGTCCTGATCTGAAGCTTCACCAGTGCGGGCTTCCCAAGAGAATGGCACTTGAACTGTTCAAGCCGTTTATCTTCAATAAGCTTGAGGAAAAGGGATATGCGACAACGATAAAGGCGGCAAAAAAACTCGTTGAAAAAGAGTCTCCTGAAGTTTGGGACGCACTTGAAGAGGTGATCCGGGAAACGCCGGTGCTCCTCAACCGTGCCCCTACCCTGCACAGGCTCGGTATCCAGGCATTTGATCCTATCCTTGTAGAAGGCAAGGCCATCAAACTTCACCCGCTTGTTTGTACTGCGTTCAACGCAGATTTTGACGGTGACCAGATGGCTGTTCACGTACCGCTTTCGATAGAAGCGCAGGTCGAGGCAAGGGTTCTGATGATGTCGGTCAATAATGTTCTTTCCCCTGCTAATGGCAAGCCCATTCTGCTTCCAACGCAGGATATGGTCCTTGGTATCTATTATCTCATGAAAGAGAGAAAGGGAGCCAAGGGTGAAGGCATGGTCTTCTCTGATCCTCAGGATGTGAGAGTTGCCTATGATGCCGGCCGCCTGAGCGAGCATGCAAAGATCAAAGTGCGCATTGATGGTGTGATGACGGATACAACAACCGGAAGAGTGCTTTTTTACGAGATTGTTCCAAAAATGACAAAAGAAGCCCAAGGCATAGCTTTTGAGGATATTAATAAGGACATGACCAAGAAGGCGCTTTCGAAGATTATCGAGGATTCATACAAGAGGGTCGGAAGACGTGAAACTGTCGTGTTCCTTGACAATCTCGAAGAGCTCGGCTTCCATCACGCGACCAATTCAGGCATCTCAATCTGCATGGCAGACATGCATATTCCGGTCAAGAAAAAAGAGATGATAGACCAGGCCGAAAAGGACGTTATGGAGGTCCAGAGCCAGTATGCGGACGGACTCATTACCCAGGGTGAGCGATACAATAAGGTGATCGATATCTGGGCAAATGTCACTGAGCGCATTGCTGACGAGATGATGAAGGAGCTTGGCGCCGAGGACGAGAAGGTGGCCTCAGAAGAAGAACTGCAGGAGAAGAGATCTTTTAACAGCATATTTATGATGGCCGATTCTGGCGCGCGAGGGAGTACGGCTCAGATCAGACAGCTTGCAGGCATGAGAGGCTTGATGGCAAAACCTTCAGGTGAGATTATTGAAACGCCGATCACCGCCAACTTCAGGGAAGGTCTCACGCCTCTTCAGTATTTTATCTCAACGCACGGAGCGCGTAAGGGTCTTGCTGATACGGCGTTGAAAACAGCCAATTCAGGATATCTCACCCGGAGGCTTGTTGACGTTGCTCAGGATGTTCTCATTACAGAGGATGACTGTGGAACTACAGACGGCATTGAGGTCACCAATCTTATTGAGGGCGGTGAGATCATCCAGCAGCTTGAGGAGAGACTGGTCGGAAGATATTCGGTTGAGGATATCAAGGATCAGGACAAAGTCATGATCGTAAAAAGAAATCACGAGATAACCGAGGAAATCGCAAAGGCGATTATCGAGGCGCCAAAAGACAGGGTGAAGATCAGGTCAGTACTCACCTGCATTTCCAAATTCGGTGTCTGTGCAAAGTGCTATGGAAGGGACCTTGGCAGGGGAGGATATGTTGAGACCGGAGAGTCGGTCGGTATCATCGCTGCCCAGTCCATTGGCGAGCCGGGAACACAGCTTACCATGAGAACGTTCCATATTGGCGGAACGGCTTCCAAGGTTGTTGCGCAGACTGTTCTTGAAGCAAAACATTCGGGAACTGTTAAGTTCATCAATATTAATACGGTCAAGAATCGTGAGGGATTCTATGTTGTCATGAACAGAAACGGCAACATAGCAATTACTGATTCAAAAGGCAGGGAGCGTGAGAAATACTCTGTTGTGTATGGTGCCAAGCTCCACGTTGAGGAGGGTAAGAGGGTTGAGATCGGTCAGAAGTTGGTCGAGTGGGATCCTTACTCGGTGCCAATCCTCACTGAGGTTGGCGGCAGAATTGCGCTGGGAGACATCATAGAAGGCGTTACAGTCAAGGAAGAGGTTGATGAAACAACAGGACTTTCCCATAAGGTGATCATTGAATATCCTGTGAATATGCGACCGAGAATTTCGATCAAGGATGAGCATGGAAAGTCAACGCTCAAAATCCCGAGTACAGGCAATCTTGCACGGTATCAGCTGCCTTCCGGAGCGCATATTATTGTAGACAAGCACAGTATCGTTTATCCCGGAGACATTCTTGCCAAAATGCCACGGGAGACAACAAAAACCAAGGATATAACCGGCGGTCTTCCGAGAGTTGCCGAGCTTTTTGAGGCGCGGAAGCCCAAGGAACAGGCAGTTGTCTCGGAGATTGACGGTATTGTCGAGTTCCGGAGCGCGCTGAAAGGCAAGCGTGTAGTTGTTGTTAAGGGTGGTGAGTTCACGAAGGAATATGATATCCCCAAGGGTAAACACGTGAGTGTGCATGAGGGTGACTGGGTTAAGGCTGGAGAGGCACTAATGGATGGTGCTGTAAATCCCCATAGCATCCTCGATATCCTTGGACCAAGAGAGCTTCAGAGTTATCTTGTTGATGAGGTTCAGAAAGTGTACCGCCTGCAGGGTGTTTCGATCAACGATAAACATATCGAGACGATCGTGCGCCAGATGATGAAGAAAGTGCGGATCGAGGATGCCGGAGATACGACATTCCTCATTGGCGAGCAGGTGGACAGAATAGCATTTCAGGATGAAAACACGAGGGTCAAGGCTGAAAGCGGCAAGCCTGCACAGGGCAAGCCCCTGCTTCTTGGTATTACCAAGGCATCGCTTACCACAGACAGTTTCATCTCTGCTGCATCATTCCAGGAGACAACCCGCGTTCTTACCGAGGCTGCGATCAACGGCAGTATCGATGAACTTCGCGGATTGAAGGAGAACGTTATCATGGGCAGGATTATCCCTGCCGGCACAGGCATGAAGTATTATCGCAATACGTTTGTCCAGCGTGAACAGAGCCCAGTTGTTCCTGAGGAGACTCCGGCGACTGCAGAGTAA
- a CDS encoding OmpH family outer membrane protein, whose translation MRKVAWLIVVVLLLGSSTVFAADTLKIGFVDLVKALNESESGKKAKSDLEFLIKSKQGVIDEKGKAIEKGKNDLEKQASVLSQDARKTKEEELERLIREYQRLVSDSQSEVKKKESELTGDILKDIRAIIQKIGQDDAYTLILENAEGQILYSTKEIDLTEVVIKKHNESKVKTKK comes from the coding sequence ATGAGAAAAGTAGCATGGCTTATAGTGGTTGTTTTATTGCTTGGCAGTTCGACAGTTTTTGCAGCAGACACTCTCAAAATTGGGTTCGTAGACCTCGTTAAGGCGCTCAATGAATCTGAATCAGGGAAAAAAGCGAAGTCTGATCTGGAATTTCTGATCAAATCAAAGCAGGGCGTGATAGACGAAAAGGGCAAGGCGATAGAGAAGGGGAAGAATGATCTTGAAAAGCAGGCTTCAGTGCTTTCTCAGGATGCACGAAAGACCAAAGAGGAAGAACTCGAGCGGCTGATCAGGGAGTACCAGCGGCTTGTTTCAGACTCGCAGAGTGAGGTCAAGAAAAAAGAAAGTGAACTGACAGGCGACATATTGAAAGATATTCGTGCCATTATTCAGAAGATCGGACAGGATGATGCCTACACGCTTATTCTTGAAAATGCCGAAGGTCAGATCCTTTATTCAACAAAAGAGATCGACCTGACTGAGGTCGTTATAAAGAAACATAACGAATCGAAAGTAAAAACAAAGAAATAA
- the lpxD gene encoding UDP-3-O-(3-hydroxymyristoyl)glucosamine N-acyltransferase translates to MNINEFAEIVNGEVIGDPERVITGVSGVREAKEGDITFVASSQFLKYLSDTKASCVIVKEVIPGLTIPQIKVMNPYYGFAKAIECFYPKASYPAAISSEAFIAESASLGSNVSIYPFAVVSAHAIIGSNSVIMPGVFIGEHTRIGSGCLIYPNVTIREGITIGDRVTIHAGTVIGSDGYGYVLEKGEHYKIPQVGGVILEDDVEIGSNVSIDRATLGNTLIKKGAKIDNLCQIAHNVSIGERSLIVSQVGIAGSTEIGDFVILGGQVGVGDHTTIDSGTMVAGGAGVMKGRLKKGVYSGTPAIPHASWLRSQALFAKLPEMNKRIRELEEKIDRLVKGETL, encoded by the coding sequence ATGAACATTAATGAGTTTGCAGAGATCGTAAACGGGGAGGTCATTGGAGACCCTGAACGTGTTATTACAGGGGTTTCAGGTGTCAGAGAGGCAAAGGAGGGTGACATAACCTTTGTCGCCTCATCCCAGTTCCTCAAGTATCTTTCCGACACCAAGGCTTCCTGCGTTATAGTAAAAGAAGTGATCCCCGGCCTTACAATTCCGCAGATCAAGGTCATGAATCCCTATTACGGCTTCGCTAAGGCAATTGAGTGCTTTTATCCAAAAGCATCTTATCCCGCGGCAATAAGCTCAGAGGCTTTTATTGCAGAGAGTGCTTCTCTAGGCAGCAATGTATCTATTTATCCCTTTGCTGTTGTTTCCGCTCATGCGATTATAGGAAGCAACTCTGTCATTATGCCAGGGGTTTTTATAGGAGAACATACAAGGATTGGCTCAGGCTGCCTCATCTATCCGAATGTAACGATCAGAGAAGGGATCACTATTGGAGACAGGGTTACTATTCACGCGGGAACGGTCATCGGCTCTGACGGATATGGCTACGTATTGGAAAAAGGTGAACATTACAAGATCCCCCAGGTTGGCGGAGTAATCCTCGAAGATGATGTTGAAATAGGCTCAAATGTCTCCATTGACCGGGCGACTCTTGGCAACACTCTCATAAAAAAAGGGGCAAAAATTGATAACCTTTGCCAGATTGCCCATAATGTTTCGATAGGAGAAAGATCCCTTATCGTTTCTCAAGTTGGTATAGCAGGAAGCACTGAAATCGGCGATTTTGTCATTCTTGGGGGTCAGGTCGGTGTAGGCGATCACACCACCATTGATTCTGGCACCATGGTGGCTGGAGGAGCAGGCGTTATGAAGGGTCGCCTGAAGAAGGGTGTCTATTCCGGCACCCCGGCGATACCGCATGCCAGCTGGTTGCGGTCTCAGGCACTATTCGCTAAACTGCCTGAAATGAATAAGAGGATCAGGGAACTTGAAGAAAAAATAGACCGTCTGGTCAAAGGAGAGACCTTATGA
- the lpxA gene encoding acyl-ACP--UDP-N-acetylglucosamine O-acyltransferase: MKSTIHKTAIINPKAKIDADVDIGPYCVVKKGARISKGTKLFSHIIIEGNTEIGENCTFYPFSSIGFPPQDLKYKGEPTKLIIGNDNVIREYVTIHRASVGGDETTVVGNNNYFMAYVHIAHNCRVGNHVIMANAATLAGHVLVEDFTIIGGLAAVHQYTRIGQYAMIGGLSGVVQDVPPYMVAAGSRAKLFGPNTIGLKRHGFSDQAITAIKKAYKILFREKRSLKDAVRKVKEDFSEFPEIGSLIEFIEKNKRGICR; this comes from the coding sequence ATGAAATCAACGATCCACAAAACAGCGATCATTAATCCCAAAGCGAAAATAGATGCAGATGTCGATATCGGCCCCTACTGTGTAGTCAAGAAAGGTGCGCGCATCAGCAAAGGCACAAAGCTTTTTTCGCACATAATTATTGAAGGTAATACCGAGATCGGCGAGAACTGCACCTTCTATCCTTTTTCAAGCATAGGATTTCCGCCTCAGGACCTCAAGTACAAGGGAGAACCAACTAAACTCATCATCGGAAACGACAACGTAATTCGTGAATACGTAACGATCCATAGGGCATCAGTCGGCGGAGATGAAACAACTGTAGTGGGTAATAACAACTATTTCATGGCCTATGTCCATATTGCGCACAATTGCAGAGTAGGAAATCACGTCATCATGGCAAACGCTGCAACGCTGGCGGGTCACGTATTGGTAGAGGACTTCACCATAATAGGTGGGCTGGCAGCTGTACACCAGTACACAAGAATTGGGCAATATGCAATGATAGGCGGCCTCAGCGGAGTTGTTCAGGACGTGCCCCCATATATGGTTGCGGCAGGTTCGCGGGCAAAACTCTTCGGCCCTAACACAATCGGGTTAAAAAGACACGGTTTTTCAGACCAGGCAATAACCGCGATAAAAAAAGCATACAAAATTCTCTTTCGAGAAAAACGGTCGCTCAAAGATGCTGTCAGGAAGGTAAAAGAAGATTTCAGTGAATTTCCCGAGATCGGGAGCCTCATTGAGTTCATTGAAAAGAACAAACGAGGGATATGCAGGTAA
- the fabZ gene encoding 3-hydroxyacyl-ACP dehydratase FabZ, with the protein MMNVVDIMKKLPHRYPFLLVDRIIAMEPSVSITGIKNVTINEPFFQGHFPGQPIMPGVLIIEAMAQVGGVLAFSTGTDAKSVFFMSIEKAKFRKPVVPGDQLKMELKVIQQRGNVWKLSGVAKVDDKVVAEAYLTAMLTNQEI; encoded by the coding sequence ATGATGAATGTTGTCGATATTATGAAAAAACTGCCGCACAGATATCCTTTTCTGCTCGTTGACCGGATTATAGCAATGGAACCCAGCGTAAGCATAACGGGAATAAAAAATGTAACGATCAATGAGCCTTTTTTTCAGGGACATTTTCCCGGTCAGCCTATCATGCCGGGAGTACTCATCATAGAAGCCATGGCACAGGTAGGCGGTGTGCTTGCATTCAGCACTGGCACTGATGCAAAATCCGTTTTTTTTATGAGCATTGAAAAGGCAAAGTTCAGAAAACCGGTCGTGCCCGGTGATCAGCTGAAAATGGAATTAAAAGTCATACAGCAGCGGGGCAATGTCTGGAAGCTCTCCGGCGTGGCAAAGGTTGATGACAAAGTCGTAGCCGAGGCGTATCTCACCGCCATGCTCACGAATCAGGAGATCTGA
- the lpxI gene encoding UDP-2,3-diacylglucosamine diphosphatase LpxI (LpxI, functionally equivalent to LpxH, replaces it in LPS biosynthesis in a minority of bacteria.) — protein MQVKLKLGLIAGNGDLPKAIAEEARAKGYEIVAVGLEPLAEKSLALTVDEIKWINVGKLGEIMGFLKESGVKEAVMAGKVPKSLLYKSKILPDLRAIKLLFSLKDKSDDSILLALAKELKKEGIALLNTTDFTSSLLTPEGVLTKEGPTENEWKDIAYGWRIAKEIGRLDIGQTVIVKNQAVMAIEAIEGTDEAIKRGGALAGSGAVIIKVSKPQQDMRFDVPVVGPDTLRSMFNVQARVLAVESGKSIILKKEKLIKKAEEAGIAIVGVSDMITR, from the coding sequence ATGCAGGTAAAGCTTAAGCTTGGCCTAATCGCCGGAAATGGAGATCTTCCAAAGGCGATTGCTGAAGAAGCTCGCGCCAAGGGATACGAAATTGTTGCCGTGGGGCTTGAACCTCTTGCAGAAAAGTCTCTTGCCTTGACTGTTGATGAGATCAAGTGGATTAATGTCGGCAAACTCGGTGAGATTATGGGTTTTTTGAAAGAATCAGGGGTAAAAGAGGCTGTGATGGCAGGCAAGGTCCCAAAGTCCCTGCTCTACAAGAGTAAGATCTTGCCTGACCTTAGAGCGATTAAGCTTCTTTTTTCGCTGAAAGACAAGAGTGACGACTCAATTCTCCTTGCTTTAGCAAAAGAACTGAAAAAGGAAGGCATTGCCCTATTAAACACCACTGATTTCACATCCTCGTTGCTTACACCCGAAGGCGTGCTCACAAAAGAGGGGCCTACAGAGAATGAGTGGAAGGATATTGCCTATGGATGGAGGATAGCAAAGGAGATCGGAAGGCTCGATATTGGCCAGACGGTTATCGTCAAGAATCAGGCTGTTATGGCCATAGAAGCGATAGAAGGAACTGACGAGGCAATCAAAAGAGGAGGCGCACTTGCAGGAAGCGGGGCAGTCATTATTAAGGTGAGTAAGCCGCAGCAGGATATGCGTTTCGATGTGCCGGTCGTTGGCCCCGACACGCTCAGATCTATGTTTAATGTTCAGGCACGGGTGCTTGCTGTTGAGTCGGGAAAGAGTATTATTCTGAAAAAAGAAAAACTTATTAAAAAGGCCGAAGAAGCTGGCATTGCAATAGTCGGCGTCAGCGATATGATAACGAGGTGA